A window from Plodia interpunctella isolate USDA-ARS_2022_Savannah chromosome 2, ilPloInte3.2, whole genome shotgun sequence encodes these proteins:
- the LOC128677295 gene encoding ATP synthase-coupling factor 6, mitochondrial-like, whose product MLARAATSARAARGARGLAATAASRQEASDPVQKLFLDKIREYKSKSSGGQLVDPSPTIEKELKTELEKLERQYGGGSGVDMMAFPSFKFDDAQLDPIDEASAAKDPKKKK is encoded by the exons ATGCTCGCTCGGGCAGCGACTAGCGCGAGGGCGGCGCGCGGGGCGCGGGGCCTGGCCGCGACCGCGGCGAGCAGGCAGGAGGCCTCCGACCCCGTCCAGAAACTGTTCTTAGACAAAATCAGGGAATACAAATCCAAAAGCTC tggtGGCCAACTAGTGGATCCGAGCCCTACGATCGAGAAGGAGCTGAAGACGGAGCTGGAGAAGCTGGAGCGGCAGTACGGCGGCGGGTCGGGCGTGGACATGATGGCCTTCCCGAGCTTCAAGTTCGACGACGCGCAGCTCGACCCCATCGACGAGGCTTCCGCAGCCAAGGACcctaagaagaagaaatga